Below is a genomic region from Aurantimonas sp. HBX-1.
AGGGCTGTATCATGCGGCAGCCGGACCGGCGCGACGCGCGGTGCGGTCCTGGCCAGGCGGTGGAGCGGGAGACGCGGAGCCATGACCGGTGCGTGACGGCCATCTCACATTCGACCTGCCGCCGATGTGGGCGCTGGCGACGATCGCGGCGTCGAGCCTTGCGGCCTGGCTCGTCCCCATCGCGCGCTTCGGCTCGGCGTGGAGCACCGGTCTCGGCATCCTGATGGCGCTCGCGGGGATCGCGATCATGGTCTGGTCGGCGCTGTGGTTCCGCCGCAAGAAGGCCGAGATCATGCCGCGCCAGTCGCCGACGGCGCTGATCGTCGAGGGTCCCTACCGGATCAACCGCAACCCGATCTATACCGGCATGGCGCTGGTGGTGCTGGGCGTCGCCTTCTGGCTCGGCGCGCTGTCGGCGGTGGCGATCGCGAGGTTCTATCCGTTCGTGATCACCAGCCGCTTCATCCGCGGCGAGGAGGCGGGACTGCGCCGGACCTTCGGGGCCGAGGCGGAGGCCTATTTCCGGCGCACGCGGCGCTGGTGAGCGAGGCCGCCGAGGCCGCTGGTGAGCGAGGCGGCTAGCGGCGCTTCGGCGTGACGTCCTTCATCGGCCGCTCGCGCATCGTCTCGCCGAGTTCGGTGTCGGCCTCGCCGAAATGCTCGAGGATGATGTTGAGGTTGCGCCGGTGCGCCTTGAAGAACAGGTCGGCGACGTCGCCGGCCAGCGGCACCGCGCCCACCACCACGTCGAG
It encodes:
- a CDS encoding isoprenylcysteine carboxylmethyltransferase family protein yields the protein MRDGHLTFDLPPMWALATIAASSLAAWLVPIARFGSAWSTGLGILMALAGIAIMVWSALWFRRKKAEIMPRQSPTALIVEGPYRINRNPIYTGMALVVLGVAFWLGALSAVAIARFYPFVITSRFIRGEEAGLRRTFGAEAEAYFRRTRRW